Proteins co-encoded in one Streptomyces roseochromogenus subsp. oscitans DS 12.976 genomic window:
- a CDS encoding ROK family transcriptional regulator, with the protein MPASPSTARAINDRLALSLLQQEGPLTAGQLKQLTGLSRPTVADLVERLGAAGLITVVGESGEQRRGPNARLYGIVADRAHLAALDVRTGGVDVLVSDLVGRVLAETSVPIGGDTGTGPAVEQAVAAVERTAKEAGAMGAPSREGVRAWGRLHTVGIGAPGLVDPATGDLRDSGGLPAWHRSLAAALQERLPGARVTVENETNLAALAEQREGAARDRDTFVLLWLGHGVGAAVVLDGTLRRGASGGTGEIGFLPVPGTGSLPSARDCDGGFHSLAGAAAIGSLAAGYGLPVPATMDGPGAAEVIREAVAQAAGEDDPADAARSDAERPADRFLHTLADRIAVGAASVVAVLDPGCVVLGGEAGQAGGPTLARLVEKRLRRMSPLRTEVRASTLGGTAVLRGALLTARDHAQDELFAPPDRN; encoded by the coding sequence ATGCCCGCATCACCCAGCACCGCCCGGGCCATCAACGACCGGCTCGCCCTGAGCCTGCTCCAGCAGGAAGGCCCGCTCACGGCAGGCCAGTTGAAGCAGCTGACGGGTCTGTCCCGGCCGACGGTCGCCGACCTCGTGGAACGGCTCGGCGCCGCCGGGCTGATCACGGTGGTCGGTGAGTCCGGCGAACAGCGCCGGGGCCCCAATGCCCGGCTGTACGGCATCGTCGCCGACCGGGCTCATCTGGCCGCGCTCGACGTCCGTACCGGGGGTGTCGACGTGCTGGTCTCCGACCTGGTCGGGCGGGTGCTCGCCGAGACGTCCGTGCCGATCGGCGGGGACACCGGGACCGGACCGGCCGTGGAGCAGGCGGTGGCCGCGGTGGAGCGGACGGCGAAGGAGGCCGGGGCCATGGGGGCGCCCTCGCGCGAGGGTGTGCGCGCGTGGGGGAGGCTGCACACCGTCGGCATCGGCGCGCCGGGCCTCGTCGACCCGGCCACCGGCGATCTGCGTGACTCCGGCGGCCTGCCCGCCTGGCACCGCAGCCTGGCCGCCGCCCTTCAGGAACGGCTGCCCGGGGCCCGCGTCACCGTGGAGAACGAGACCAACCTCGCCGCCCTGGCCGAACAGCGCGAGGGCGCCGCCCGGGACCGCGACACCTTCGTGCTGCTCTGGCTGGGGCACGGCGTCGGCGCGGCGGTCGTCCTGGACGGCACGCTCCGCCGGGGCGCCTCGGGCGGCACCGGCGAGATCGGCTTCCTGCCGGTCCCGGGCACCGGCTCCCTTCCCTCGGCGCGGGACTGCGACGGAGGCTTCCACTCGCTGGCCGGTGCGGCGGCCATCGGCTCCCTGGCGGCGGGGTACGGCCTGCCGGTCCCGGCCACGATGGACGGACCGGGCGCGGCGGAGGTGATCCGCGAGGCCGTGGCGCAAGCGGCGGGCGAGGACGACCCCGCGGACGCGGCGCGCTCCGATGCCGAACGGCCCGCCGACCGCTTCCTCCACACCCTCGCCGACCGGATCGCCGTCGGGGCCGCGTCCGTGGTGGCCGTACTCGACCCCGGCTGCGTGGTGCTCGGCGGAGAGGCCGGCCAGGCCGGCGGCCCTACGCTCGCCCGGCTCGTCGAGAAGCGGCTCCGCCGCATGTCACCCCTGCGCACGGAGGTACGGGCAAGCACCCTGGGCGGCACGGCGGTCCTGCGCGGCGCCCTGCTGACGGCCCGCGACCACGCCCAGGACGAACTCTTCGCACCCCCGGACCGGAACTGA
- a CDS encoding riboflavin synthase: MFTGIVEELGEVTAVENLGDASRFKLRGPVVTEGAQHGDSIAVNGVCLTVVTHEGDEFTADVMAETLNRSSLGALTVGSRVNLERPMAVGARLGGHIVQGHVDGTGEVLERKPSDNWEIVKISLPADLARYVVEKGSITVDGISLTVVEAGPDYFSVSLIPTTLDLTTLGVKQPGDPVNLEVDVIAKYVERLLGDRAPGAGK, encoded by the coding sequence GTGTTCACCGGAATCGTCGAAGAGCTGGGTGAGGTCACCGCCGTCGAGAACCTCGGCGACGCCTCCCGCTTCAAGCTCCGTGGCCCCGTCGTGACCGAGGGCGCGCAGCACGGCGACTCCATCGCCGTGAACGGGGTCTGTCTCACCGTAGTGACGCACGAGGGCGACGAGTTCACCGCCGATGTCATGGCCGAGACCCTGAACCGCTCCAGCCTCGGCGCGCTCACCGTCGGCTCCCGCGTCAACCTGGAGCGGCCCATGGCCGTGGGCGCGCGTCTCGGCGGGCACATCGTGCAGGGCCATGTCGACGGCACCGGCGAGGTGCTGGAGCGCAAGCCCTCCGACAACTGGGAGATCGTGAAGATCTCGCTCCCCGCGGACCTCGCCCGGTACGTGGTCGAGAAGGGCTCCATCACCGTCGACGGCATCAGCCTCACCGTCGTGGAAGCGGGCCCCGACTACTTCTCCGTCAGTCTCATCCCGACCACCCTCGACCTGACCACGCTCGGCGTGAAGCAGCCCGGCGACCCGGTCAACCTCGAGGTCGACGTCATCGCCAAGTACGTGGAGCGCCTCCTCGGCGACCGCGCCCCGGGAGCGGGCAAGTGA
- a CDS encoding SDR family oxidoreductase — MTTILVTGGTGTLGRRVTERLRADGHEVRVLSRHTQPYAVDLRVGGSGLDAALAGVQTVVHCASSPRGGDEEAAERLIAAAGQAGVGHLVYISIVGIDRVPLGYYKAKLAVERRIEASGLGWTVLRTTQFHDLLVTILGGLAKPPVMLVPAGVPDQPVEVREVADRLAELALAAPAGRVPDMGGPEVRTLDSLARAYLHATGRRRAVAQVPLFGRTYRAARAGGLLTPEQAVGKTTFEEYLGRRFEG; from the coding sequence ATGACCACGATCCTGGTGACCGGCGGGACCGGCACGCTCGGCCGGCGGGTGACCGAGCGGCTGCGGGCGGACGGACACGAGGTGCGGGTGCTCAGTCGGCACACACAGCCGTACGCCGTCGATCTGCGCGTGGGCGGGAGCGGGCTGGACGCCGCGCTCGCCGGAGTGCAGACCGTGGTGCACTGCGCGAGCTCCCCGCGAGGCGGGGACGAGGAAGCCGCCGAACGGCTGATCGCGGCGGCCGGGCAAGCCGGAGTGGGCCATCTGGTCTACATCTCCATCGTCGGCATCGACCGGGTGCCCCTCGGCTACTACAAGGCGAAGCTGGCCGTGGAGCGGCGGATCGAGGCGTCGGGGCTCGGCTGGACCGTCCTGCGTACGACCCAGTTCCACGACCTGTTGGTCACGATCCTCGGCGGGCTGGCCAAGCCGCCCGTCATGCTGGTCCCGGCCGGGGTCCCGGACCAGCCGGTGGAGGTCCGCGAAGTCGCCGACCGCCTGGCCGAGTTGGCGCTCGCCGCTCCGGCCGGCCGGGTGCCGGACATGGGCGGCCCGGAAGTCCGGACCCTCGACTCGCTGGCCCGCGCCTACCTCCACGCGACCGGCCGACGCCGGGCCGTGGCACAGGTTCCGCTGTTCGGCCGGACCTACCGCGCCGCCCGCGCGGGCGGACTGCTGACACCCGAACAGGCCGTGGGGAAGACGACGTTCGAGGAGTATCTGGGGCGGCGGTTCGAGGGCTGA
- a CDS encoding nicotinamide mononucleotide transporter family protein, with translation MNWLNSEAFTLFGQRIIWSDMVGNILGLITLALGWRRSLWTWPVQFLSGLVLFAAFYGHLTGSAGKQAVVMAVALYGWWQWRRDVVATRSADGHIAPRFATWRERAAMLGAAAAGTVAVALLFTAYPSLSWDPWPDAYIFVGTVVAMYAQAKGMVEFWIAWLLVDLVGVPLNFANGYAFSGFVYVIYGALVLWGMRDWWLRSRRSPQPVLEGAPA, from the coding sequence GTGAACTGGCTGAACTCCGAGGCCTTCACCCTCTTCGGTCAGCGCATCATCTGGTCGGACATGGTGGGCAACATCCTCGGCCTGATCACCCTCGCCCTCGGCTGGCGCCGCTCCCTGTGGACCTGGCCCGTGCAGTTCCTCTCCGGCCTCGTCCTCTTCGCCGCCTTCTACGGCCATCTGACCGGCAGCGCAGGCAAGCAGGCCGTCGTCATGGCCGTCGCGCTGTACGGCTGGTGGCAGTGGCGGCGAGACGTCGTCGCCACCCGGTCCGCGGACGGCCACATCGCCCCCCGCTTCGCCACCTGGCGCGAGCGCGCGGCGATGCTCGGCGCGGCCGCCGCCGGCACGGTCGCGGTGGCCCTGCTCTTCACGGCCTACCCGTCCCTGTCCTGGGACCCCTGGCCCGACGCCTACATCTTCGTCGGCACCGTCGTCGCGATGTATGCCCAGGCCAAGGGCATGGTGGAGTTCTGGATCGCCTGGCTGCTCGTCGACCTCGTCGGCGTACCCCTCAACTTCGCGAACGGCTACGCCTTCTCCGGTTTCGTCTACGTCATCTACGGCGCACTCGTCCTGTGGGGCATGCGCGACTGGTGGCTGCGCTCCCGCCGGAGCCCGCAGCCCGTCCTGGAAGGAGCCCCGGCATGA
- a CDS encoding DUF5995 family protein: MAQLEHFTTPVDAVVSRMRALDAALPERDGVAVFNRVYLTVTEEVDRRLDAGEFPDRRAAIALDVRFAERYLAAVDAVAADRRPPACWRPLFQLRRHPGVRPLQFALAGINAHIGHDLALAVVDACRTLGCEPPELEDEFDRVGDLLGSLEERVREELMPGPDLLQIADPLTHLLASWSLERARDAAWAAARALWALRHCGDVAEEFTERLDAAVGFAGRMLLTPLGD, encoded by the coding sequence ATGGCGCAGCTGGAACACTTCACCACCCCCGTCGACGCGGTCGTCTCCCGGATGCGCGCCCTCGACGCGGCCCTGCCCGAGCGGGACGGTGTCGCCGTGTTCAACCGCGTCTACCTCACCGTCACCGAGGAGGTGGACCGGCGCCTGGACGCCGGGGAGTTCCCGGACCGACGGGCGGCGATCGCGCTGGACGTACGGTTCGCCGAGCGCTATCTGGCGGCGGTCGACGCGGTGGCCGCGGACCGCCGTCCGCCCGCCTGCTGGCGCCCGCTGTTCCAGCTCCGCCGCCATCCCGGGGTACGGCCGCTGCAGTTCGCGCTGGCGGGCATCAACGCGCACATCGGGCACGATCTGGCGCTCGCTGTGGTGGACGCCTGTCGTACGCTCGGCTGCGAACCGCCGGAGCTGGAGGACGAGTTCGACCGCGTGGGCGATCTCCTCGGCTCGCTGGAGGAGCGCGTCCGCGAGGAACTGATGCCGGGTCCCGATCTGCTCCAGATCGCCGACCCGCTCACCCATCTGCTGGCCTCGTGGAGCCTGGAGCGGGCCCGCGACGCGGCCTGGGCCGCGGCCCGGGCCCTGTGGGCGCTGCGCCACTGCGGCGATGTCGCCGAGGAGTTCACCGAACGTCTGGACGCGGCGGTGGGGTTCGCGGGACGGATGCTGCTCACGCCTCTCGGGGACTGA
- a CDS encoding flavin monoamine oxidase family protein codes for MTSTVPNAVEHTDEQQPPITMFGPDFPYAYDDFLAHPAGLGQIPATEHGTEVAVVGGGLSGIVAAYELMKMGLKPVVYEADQIGGRLRTVGFEGCEESLTAEMGAMRFPPSSTALQHYIDMVGLETRPFPNPLAEATPSTVVDLKGESHYAETIADLPQVYRDVAEAWNKCLDEGADFSDMNRAMRERDVPRIREIWAQLVEKLDNQTFYGFLCDSEAFKSFRHREIFGQVGFGTGGWDTDFPNSILEILRVVYTEADDHHRGIVGGSQQLPLRLWEREPEKIVHWPYGTSLKSLHVDGEPRPAVTRLHRTAGNQITVTDANGDIRTYQAAIFTAQSWMLLSKIACDDSLFPIDHWTAIERTHYMESSKLFVPVDRPFWLDKDEDTGRDVMSMTLTDRMTRGTYLLDNGPDQPAVICLSYTWCDDSLKWLPLSANERMEVMLKSLGEIYPKVDIRKHIIGNPVTVSWENEPYFMGAFKANLPGHYRYQRRLFTHFMQDRLPEDKRGIFLAGDDISWTAGWAEGAIQTALNAVWGVMHHFGGETDPANPGPGDVYDEIAPVELPED; via the coding sequence ATGACGTCCACGGTGCCCAACGCCGTCGAGCACACCGACGAGCAGCAGCCGCCGATCACCATGTTCGGCCCGGACTTCCCCTACGCCTACGACGACTTCCTCGCCCACCCGGCGGGCCTCGGTCAGATACCCGCGACCGAGCACGGCACCGAGGTCGCCGTCGTCGGCGGCGGTCTGTCCGGCATCGTGGCCGCGTACGAGCTGATGAAGATGGGCCTCAAGCCCGTCGTCTACGAGGCCGACCAGATCGGCGGCCGGCTGCGCACGGTCGGCTTCGAGGGCTGCGAGGAGTCGCTGACCGCCGAGATGGGCGCGATGCGCTTCCCGCCGTCCTCCACCGCCCTGCAGCACTACATCGACATGGTGGGCCTGGAGACCAGGCCGTTCCCGAACCCGCTGGCCGAGGCCACCCCCTCGACCGTCGTGGACCTCAAGGGCGAGTCGCACTACGCCGAGACCATCGCCGACCTGCCCCAGGTGTACCGGGACGTCGCCGAGGCCTGGAACAAGTGCCTCGACGAGGGCGCCGACTTCTCCGACATGAACCGCGCCATGCGCGAGCGCGACGTCCCGCGCATCCGCGAGATCTGGGCGCAGCTGGTCGAGAAGCTCGACAACCAGACCTTCTACGGCTTCCTGTGCGACTCCGAGGCCTTCAAGTCCTTCCGGCACCGCGAGATCTTCGGCCAGGTCGGCTTCGGCACCGGCGGCTGGGACACCGACTTCCCGAACTCCATCCTGGAGATCCTGCGCGTCGTCTACACCGAGGCCGACGACCACCACCGCGGCATCGTCGGCGGCTCCCAGCAGCTGCCGCTGCGCCTGTGGGAGCGCGAACCGGAGAAGATCGTCCACTGGCCGTACGGCACCTCGCTGAAGTCCCTGCACGTGGACGGCGAGCCGCGCCCGGCCGTGACCCGGCTGCACCGCACCGCGGGCAACCAGATCACGGTGACGGACGCGAACGGCGACATCCGGACCTACCAGGCGGCGATCTTCACCGCCCAGTCCTGGATGCTGCTGTCCAAGATCGCCTGCGACGACTCGCTCTTCCCGATCGACCACTGGACGGCGATCGAGCGCACCCACTACATGGAGTCCAGCAAGCTCTTCGTGCCCGTGGACCGGCCGTTCTGGCTGGACAAGGACGAGGACACGGGCCGGGACGTCATGTCGATGACGCTGACCGACCGCATGACCCGCGGCACCTACCTGCTGGACAACGGCCCGGACCAGCCCGCCGTGATCTGCCTCTCCTACACCTGGTGCGACGACAGCCTGAAGTGGCTGCCGCTGTCCGCGAACGAGCGGATGGAGGTCATGCTGAAGTCGCTCGGCGAGATCTACCCGAAGGTCGACATCCGGAAGCACATCATCGGCAACCCGGTGACGGTCTCCTGGGAGAACGAGCCCTACTTCATGGGCGCGTTCAAGGCCAACCTGCCCGGCCACTACCGCTACCAGCGGCGCCTGTTCACCCACTTCATGCAGGACCGGCTGCCCGAGGACAAGCGGGGCATCTTCCTCGCCGGCGACGACATCTCCTGGACCGCCGGCTGGGCCGAGGGCGCGATCCAGACCGCGCTGAACGCGGTCTGGGGCGTCATGCACCACTTCGGCGGCGAGACCGACCCGGCCAACCCGGGCCCCGGTGACGTCTACGACGAGATCGCCCCGGTCGAACTCCCCGAGGACTGA
- a CDS encoding glycoside hydrolase family 6 protein, protein MSGLRARRLAERRATRRRAVRRGLMVTAAPVVTLVGSGTGVISALGTGHGSDRARTEATGTSAPALMPGTPSPSPSSPPDAPVARTPTPQLTPPGSAPAPTDREQRTAPVSPLPYRHPDSQALDWVHPHPGDPRTAVITSRIADRPAAVWFADPDPGTIAARAREGTEGAGALRQVPVLVPYAIPDRDSAAAPPRATRRTSPSTTPGSTPSPGGWARVR, encoded by the coding sequence GTGTCAGGCCTACGCGCCCGGCGACTGGCCGAACGCCGGGCCACGCGCCGGCGTGCCGTACGGCGCGGGCTGATGGTCACGGCGGCCCCGGTGGTGACCCTGGTCGGCTCCGGCACCGGGGTGATCTCGGCGCTCGGCACCGGCCACGGCTCCGACCGGGCCCGGACCGAGGCGACGGGCACATCCGCGCCGGCGCTCATGCCGGGCACACCGTCGCCGTCGCCTTCGTCTCCGCCGGACGCGCCGGTCGCCCGCACGCCGACGCCCCAGCTGACCCCGCCCGGCAGCGCACCCGCCCCGACCGACAGAGAGCAGCGGACCGCCCCCGTGTCACCGCTGCCGTACCGCCACCCCGACTCCCAGGCGCTGGACTGGGTCCACCCCCACCCCGGCGATCCGCGCACCGCCGTCATCACCTCCCGGATCGCGGACCGGCCGGCTGCCGTGTGGTTCGCCGACCCGGACCCGGGCACCATCGCCGCTCGGGCGCGCGAGGGCACCGAGGGCGCGGGTGCGCTGCGCCAGGTCCCGGTGCTCGTGCCGTACGCGATCCCGGACCGGGACTCTGCGGCGGCGCCTCCAAGGGCGACGCGCCGGACCTCGCCGTCTACGACGCCTGGATCGACGCCTTCGCCCGGGGGCTGGGCTCGGGTGAGGTGA
- a CDS encoding MFS transporter — protein sequence MKDVGYERREVKRARYAVAAVFTVHGAVTGSFATRVPWIQDHASLGAGQLGFALAFGAFGASCAMPLAGRISHRFGSRTALRGLIALWTLSLILPSLAPNLYTLCLAIFMYGASSGMADVAMNALGVEVERLLGKSIMSGLHGMWSTGALIGSAAGTLAAHLGADARLHFTLAAATLTALGVLAAGWVLDVQPADDEEPPPRFALPPRSALLIGAVGFCAVFAEGASLDWSAVFLRDRMDTSAALAAATTTGFMLTMAIARISGDAVVNRFGAVRTVRAGGVLAAFGGLLIVLAGYPAVAMTGFALMGLGIAVVVPLCFAAAGHAGPNPSQAIAGVATITYTSGLIAPSLIGGVAQATSLVVSFCVVTALACGLAVCAGVLRTAERGGRTEVSRPAAAVPGPRP from the coding sequence ATGAAGGACGTGGGCTACGAGCGCCGCGAGGTGAAACGCGCCCGGTACGCCGTGGCGGCGGTGTTCACCGTGCACGGTGCCGTCACCGGCTCGTTCGCGACCCGGGTGCCGTGGATCCAGGACCATGCCTCGCTGGGCGCGGGACAGCTCGGCTTCGCGCTCGCCTTCGGGGCGTTCGGCGCGTCATGCGCCATGCCGCTGGCGGGCCGGATCAGCCATCGCTTCGGCAGCCGTACGGCGCTGCGCGGCCTGATCGCGCTGTGGACGCTGTCACTGATCCTGCCGTCCCTCGCACCGAACCTGTACACACTGTGCCTGGCGATCTTCATGTATGGCGCGAGCTCGGGCATGGCCGACGTCGCCATGAACGCGCTCGGCGTGGAGGTCGAGCGGCTGCTCGGAAAGTCGATCATGTCGGGGCTGCACGGCATGTGGAGCACGGGCGCCCTGATCGGCTCGGCGGCGGGCACCCTGGCCGCACACCTCGGCGCGGACGCCCGCCTGCACTTCACGCTGGCGGCGGCCACCCTCACCGCCCTCGGAGTCCTGGCCGCCGGCTGGGTCCTGGACGTGCAGCCGGCCGACGACGAGGAGCCGCCGCCGAGGTTCGCGCTGCCGCCCCGGTCGGCGCTGCTGATCGGCGCGGTGGGCTTCTGCGCGGTGTTCGCGGAGGGGGCGAGTCTGGACTGGTCCGCGGTGTTCCTGCGGGACCGGATGGACACGTCGGCCGCTCTCGCGGCGGCCACGACCACCGGATTCATGCTGACCATGGCCATAGCCCGGATCAGCGGAGACGCGGTGGTGAACCGCTTCGGCGCGGTACGCACCGTGCGCGCCGGAGGTGTGCTGGCCGCGTTCGGCGGGCTGCTGATCGTCCTCGCGGGGTATCCGGCGGTGGCGATGACCGGGTTCGCGCTGATGGGCCTCGGCATCGCGGTCGTCGTACCGCTGTGCTTCGCGGCGGCCGGGCACGCCGGACCGAACCCCAGTCAGGCCATAGCGGGCGTGGCGACGATCACGTACACCTCGGGGCTGATCGCGCCCAGCCTGATCGGCGGGGTGGCCCAGGCGACCAGTCTGGTGGTGTCGTTCTGTGTGGTGACGGCGCTTGCCTGCGGGCTCGCGGTGTGCGCGGGCGTGCTGCGCACGGCCGAGCGCGGCGGCCGGACCGAGGTCAGCCGGCCTGCCGCAGCAGTTCCCGGCCCACGGCCCTGA